cagtctgatcaagctCTGCACTGTTCGTGGATaaattcattatataaatttaccaGGGTAAGGGTCAACTGAGATGATACAATAGAGCAACTAATATGAAGAATTTTTAGACTAAGATATAGCTTTAGCCGAAGCGACCATATCTGCAGTACTCTAGCACTTCTTTGCCATTTGCATCATACCATTTAacatttttggtgaaaaaaaataagattaaattccttttattcaataaaaatttCACATACTTAATAAGccgaaaatatttctttttagcaAAAATAATTTACCATTTTCATCAAAAGTTTGTATTTATTTGGTTGAATAGTTGTATTTTTCCAGCTGTTAATAGGTTCGATAAATATTTTGGTTATCTCTTGTAAGATCTAGTAATTTTCACTAATTTACCGTGAACGAACACACCGCCCGGAGAATGATTGTGAAACGATAAAATAACATATTAgtataacaaatatttgtacaataaatatgtttaaagtcacttcaCCATATCTGCATATAGTGAGattatagataataaaaatgttgaagtttgtaaaaaaaaatcagacgcacgcacgcacgcacgcacgcaaactTGGTACACACACAGAAAAACACACGTGCATTTTCCCTTAATGTTACAGTGATATGCAAAAGTGCTACAGTATGGCTACTGTTAAAGTATGAATTAAAGAATTAAATATCTTGATAGTTTAGTCTGTAGTAAGTGTAAAGAtttgaatgaaatgtttaatacatatatacatcaaaCGTAGATAGGAAATGAAATAATCTTAGTTAGAATTAACGTTTCTTGTACGTGTTTTGCAAAATAAACTGTGTATGTACACCTTGATTTTTAACAAGGGAATAAGCGGACAAGACATACACACTGTATCTAAATTTGCTTTATCGACGtagaaggttttttttataaGAGGACAACAATCAAGCCTGTATAaggcagccagccaagggagcgGCACAAACTGGCTGCTAATGACAGGTAGCTGCTTAAGACTTATTGAAgttagagcagaaaatcaatttgtgaagttagctgactggctgctttaTGCAAGCATTCGCTTTATACAGGTGGCGGCTGAGACAGGTTCATGTGAATAACGCgctttttaaagaattaatattcTTCTTCTCATTCTATCTTAAACGAACCTCTAAATGGCTTTATACATGGtgcaataaataaaacaatgtattCTAAATTTCACATAAAACTTCAACTTAAGTGGTCAACTATTTGTCGTGAAATTGCTATGTAAATTACTATgtaagataaaatgaaaatgaatatttctgtTCAAACTAATTTGGTACTTGATAGATTACATTCCCGGCCAAGTGGAGAGATCGATTGGGGACTATCACCGAAATAATTAGATATTGAAAACCTAATTATACATTCCACACACGGAGAGGGAGCCCCGTGCCTATTATTTTAACGATTGGAGATGGGAAGATAAGGTTGCTGGGTTTTAATAATCTCCTGTTTAAGAAAGATGGAATTTTTAGGCTTTCTGTCTTAATCAGaacttcacccccccccccccaaaaaaaagacaCCAAAATTGAGTCCACTGCGTGAAATGTCTTCTTAtttagttttgaaaacattttacatagCAACATGTGTGGGGGAAATATCATGTACATGTGCTACAGCAGAAAATGAATCTTTCATATCttaaactaaacatttttattcatcaaATATGTCTTGAACAAATTAAGCTCAAATTTGTCCACTCGGCTTTTAAGGCTTCGTCGTGTCGGTTAGTCAAATAAGATGTAAAAATGTGCGTAGATAACATGGGGTGTCCGAGATAGTTAGGTAAcattaaccctaaccctgctaaatttctgtaatgaacttagtcttatttcaatttggacagtaccaataactgttaaaaggagtgcttacaaaaaagatactgactgaatggcgaacataGCAGATCATGACCaaactacacggatgtgcaggttgatcatgatctacactggtcgcaaatgcagattCAATCAGGGTTAGTTTTCAATACAGTTTTGAATAGAAGTGTTGTCATTTCTTAAAAGTAACAACCTAAATACTGTTTTTACTGTATGAATAGGAAGAAAATTAGCATTTTCCTAATTACCAGGAGTCATTACAGAAGAATTCTTTAATTGTAGCATACATGTATGAATATATAATTCTACAATTATTTTGTAGCTTACAAAGGCCATGCATATATacagaaacattttatttgtacaaTATGTATTCATATTTCTTCTAAAGTTTCCTTTGTAAAGgtttttcaaaagttaaaaaaaatcaatttatttcattgtaattCACAACAGTAATTATAAAATATGCTAAGttttgaatattaaattttaactgattttaaGACTGCCTGGTAATAAgaaatttttcttttgaaatagtTTATGAAGGCCTGGTACGTCAGGTCTTGGGTTATATGAGCAATTATCTTAAAagaataacaaacaaacaaaaactatagaaatttctttcaaaaaatcgTCTATACATAAATTGTATATATAGCCTTCGGGTTAAAGATTGTTTGATGAAACGTTAAAATACTGAGATGTTGGGTCATGGATCCATCTCGTGACGTGGATTGCTTTTCGCTGAAAGTCCTTACTCATACTGAGTCAGAAGAACTGTAATTTAAAAACGATATTTACACAAGACGGTagcatttttcataatttcaaattttagatattttccttttcatgaaacttggtttatAGATTAAtgttgggtggggggtggggggggggggggggggggggggaagtgggTACGGAGAATATGCAGGTATACTATCTATCAATGTTTAAACCAGTGTTAGGGGgagtgaggggtgttgcactttcaatCCGAATATGCTGTTATTCTGCTTGGCTGCATTGTATGTTTCTAAAGGATCTTCATATAACCAAAAACTAATTGaccaaaaacaatgaaaatgtccCAGCAACAATGTAAATAGTGcaagagatttttttttgttattatttattttctagaTATATGGAGAGAAATATGAAGAATATGTGTATAATTGTGTTGCTACGTCTACAAATGCGGTTGCTTTGGCAACAATggctttttacatgttttattacagatgtccaatttttttattatatacaccTTCCGGTAGGGGAACTTTATTGCCGGGTAATAGTCTTGTTATTCCAGGATGATGGCagaatttatgtttgttttgtttgagagaaaaaaaacccacaagTAATAGTGAGCATAATGCAGATGAAAGACAGAAAATGCAAACTCATAGTACGGAATGTTTCCTcgttaatttgttttgtttctgctCGTGTACTCATAACTCGCAACAAatgtcaaaaaatattcaaagtgatttcattattttcagtACGCTTGCTTTGTAATTAATGAGGCCGTACGCAAGGTTTGGATTACCGTAAATATCTTATTACAGAACCTCGATAGtttctatttttttgtcaaattatcaGAACCTATGGTTTATTCATAGGAGATAAATCCGGGAGCTATctgaagttttatataattatgtcccttttctctCCTTCAAACAAGAGAAAGTTAAAgcgaaaaatagaaataaagaaaaatacatttgtattaattaaAAGATCGATATGTGTATTTAAAAGATGAGTAAAACTCGAAAAAGTAACGTAATAAGGTAATCGTCAGGGTAGATTTCTAAGAGGAAAACACAGCTGCCATCAAAATTATCTTGCTCACTGAAAAGTAACGAATATGTGTCGTCTCATGAacaaactactgtgaaatcatttaatttcgtgggcatgaaatttcgtggtttggtaaaaacggcaatttcgtcgGGATAGGAATTCAAGgatttcatcttttgaacataaaatgaattggaattttacttgttcgttgggattaaatttcgtggattgacccaatcacgaaatccacgaaaattagtcccccacgaaaattaatgatttcacagtagtttcTGTTTTTGAGGTTTAAAAGCGAAAGGAGCGTCAATTTGACTGCATACCAAAATGAAAGCAAATACGGGAACATATTCAATAGGATTAATTTTGGTTTAgactgaatatatttatttattcacttACCTGGTGCAGTTATTATAATATTTACTTAGCTATAATAATAAGTAAATTAAGACAAGAGAAAAGATAAAGCTTAACTACCTCTACCTGTGGTATGAGAGACACGCGGCAGCTGACGGTTTCACTTATATTAACATTCTTCCGATTAAAGAAATTGTTCCATGTAAACTGAAACAGCTGTTTACATTTCACTTCTAGATGTCTTTGATGAATAATTAATTATCAGACTATATAGATTTtcctttcattattttctttcattCCCCCACTTATGTTAGAGTGGTGTCTAAATTAGGGGGAGCGGCGGTCTACCTCTGAAGGTTTCGGCAGCTCAACCCTGGGGTCGTAGGTTCGAGTCCCTATGGGGTCGCAACCATGACGTCTCATATGCCTGCAGAACTTTTTTTTGCAGGATGCAGACTCAAGACTGGTTCAAATAATATCGAAGCTctcatcacaatcgagctgaaaCGAATTAGTATAATATAATGGTGACTAAATTAGGTAAAATGTCTGCGAACGAAggagaaaagatatttttaaactaaaattcaagattttaagAGGGTTAAATCCTCTTTACTATGAATAATGTTTGTTATCAGATTcacttttaattttgtaattcaCCCCTCCTCCACCTCCGAACCCCCtccgcgcgcgcgcacacacccGCTTTCCCGATTTCAGTTTtctattgattgattgatttatttattatagtctcttcGCTGTACAGTACATCAATATACAGCATAGGTCATAAAaacataatacaatgtacaatgtcattcatATAATTATGAATTATAAGAGTCTGAGATAAAATTGACTTCTaacaatacaaataaaatatttcttgtacTGTATCACACTTGGATATTAAATCTGAACTTGAAATTACACCGACTGCTAGCCAGCATTGCATCTTATCACctaaaaaaagaaaggaaaagaaaaaaacaacaacaacaaaaaaaaaacaaacaacatgtaCGTATTTGGCATGTTGTAAAAACTTCCCTCAGTACAGTTTCATTCTGGTGTATGGTAATGAATGAGGCACAGAATGACAGTATAACATCATTAGAAATGACAAGTGCAATGGGATAACAAGACGGAAAGACGTAATTACCATTTTCCGGGAGAAGACTCAGGAGAGTTAATTTGATATTATCTTTGAATTATGTGTCCGCATTGATTTTCCGTGTAACGTACTCCGGAAGAAAGTTTGGTCATAGATCATATCCTGTGATTGTTTTGGAAGCGTCGTGcaaaaaacaaatgtattcttGTCAGCAGTTAGTTATTGACACCCTGgctaaaaaataaaatggattaaacGCTTAAAGAATCGTTTGCCGGCCAATAGTCCGAATGACATagagaaaataatttaaacacttATTAATGACTTACCagtcaacagtcaaaactattaccCGAGTTCTGAAGCCATCCAGAAAGTGTTCACGACCTTTTGACAAATAAGTCATTAACTAGGTACGGTTCAAATTCTTAAAAGACCGAGTACGggctagactggcatcagtcgttaaaGTCCTTTAAAATAGATATCTTTACCACAAAATCCTCTTAAGTAGcactttctgatttttttttacaatatctcttatttctgactctgttgagatgagcctagtaAGAAAagggttttctgagaaaataccagtgtcagtatgaagaaataataaactttattacagattacttgatctcatcATACTTTGTACCAGCCTACACATTTTTTTACATAAtagtgttctttttatttttttggattcAAAGGCACTGTTATAGCACACAAGCAAATAGTTCTATACTCAAAGTCTGATGGATTTTTCAAACTCAGCCGTAATTTGATAACTGTACCTATTGCAGGACCATAAAACATTCACTGTGTGTTAGTGTTGTTATGGAAATTGGCAATTCCCCCGAGTTAATTAAGAAATGGATGTTTTCTGGTTGATTAAAGTCGGCGGGAATTTGATCCAATCAGCGATAATGTCATCCTGCTCGGGTGAATAAGCATTGTTCATCCTTTCCTTTAAATACGATCTGAATTTCTATATGTTTTCGCTTTTATTATCTCAACAAAACTCGTATGTGTTGAGTAGAAAATTGACGTTTTTCAATAGCTCCAGGAGTTATCTCAAAAGAACAAACAGTCTTCTCCAAGCAGAAACatcaaataacaacaaaaaattgtgtgttacaagtataatatatttatgGTCATGAAATTGACGATGTAAATCTTtactatataatgatataaataaacatatattttttctgtctttCTACAAAAAATGAGTTCAGTAAATGTATCTGCAGCTGCGCTTTTTTCTCTCGGATTTTTCACCCATCATACAGTAGGATTGCATAGATAATATTTCAGACTGCTGTTTGATCACAAACCTTCTTTTGTCTCAAATTTGCCTAGATATCACCCTTTCTTTAAGTAAAGGTATTTACAAAGATCTAAGTATGCAAGTAGAATTCTTTCTCTTATCGATACCAAAGTAGTTCgattattgaaaataaacattgcatggataaatattatgataaaacTTCAGAACATATTCTGATAAGAACCTCGGATATGATCGTCTAAATAAACAAATCCTCCCAGTCATGTTTATAATATCTGCTGAAATACAGTAGACAAGAATATAAGACGTTAGTGTCTtcgatttcaatttttttttgtaattctatTAAAAACTTTGAATGTATGCCATGATTATTTGATGAAATCTTGTCTTTGTAGAAGGATAGCTTTCAAGTTTCCCTAATTATTTTTGCTAAATCTAATAAAAGTGTgtgattttcattaaaatatgagAAATAGGGAATCAGAGAGagtaaatttgttcattttttgaGTGGGGATGAAAGTGACTTGGGTGGATCAAACGAGTGTGTGTGTAgagggatgggggtggggggtgtgtgtgtgtgtggggggggggggctgtgGGCGTCTAATTGCACCATTAATTGCTACCTTTTCTGTTCAAAGTGAAATGTATCTAAGTATTTAATGACATTTCTCATATAGACGGAAAAGTAGACGTTGAAACCATTTATACAATTTGTATCAAAGTTCTCTTGATTTAGGTACACTTATTTCTACATTTATGACGTTAAAGACAGCTAGGTATGTAAGTTCAGTCACCAAGTAATTGTTTCTTAAATACAGGCTGAAAGCTTTATGACAAATTGATGAGAAAGGTTTGACAAGCATTGAAACCTACACCGAGATAACAAGATTGTCCGCTTTAAACCTAAATTAACGTGCACCACTTGTGCGTCTTCAtacatttaacagaaaaaaaactcacacaaacaaacaaacaaacaaataaacaaaaaaaacctcaaaactaaaatgtaaaaatgattaacTTCTAGTTTTTGCTATAAAGTTCACAGTTCACCTCATTTTCAGTTGAATTACATCTGCTACCCCCAAGTTCAAAGTTCAAAGATAAATATAAGTTAAGCTAGGTATAACTTATGATGATATAAACTCCAGCATACGATTTGagtaaaagtttgtaaaaaataaataaatatactatAAAAAGTTTCCAAAAAACACGTTTGTCATCACACAGAACTGTTTTTGTACCCATAAATCGGACTGAAAATGATTCGTAAACCTTTTGGTAACACCATAAAAGATTAATCAACAATAACAAATTAATCAACATTAATATCCAGTTTTACTGTAACTCAGTATCCTATTTATGGTGTCTAACCAAAAATTCCAGCGATtgaggggagataattcaaattaGTTTTGCATATAATTTTGTATCAGTTGTTTCCCTTCAATGATTACTTGCATGTCGTAATGTCtttttttgcctttttcatattgtTCTATCATCATACGGATTTTGGgataaaatgttattgaaaagaaaaaagcaacaaaacacaacaacaacaaaaacgttaacatataaaaacacacacacataacagATTGCATGTGGGACAACAAAaacacttacaaagaaatatccGCGaattgtatgtaataaaaagtattacatactatctccaaaatttcagtgatatatcaaggtttaataaaattttacgtcaaacattacatttttttgtaatttcagttCCTGCAATGGCTAATGTAACAGATATCGAAGAAATTGTGAAGACATGGGCGTGgacaagttttgtcaaaacacGAGGCAAAGATTTTCAGAAACTCAAATTTGACGAAGTTAACCTGGACGTCAACTGGTCACGTGTCCGATTCAACCCGTCAGTTCCGGAATACTCGGACAAAAGTATGGTCGATCAACCGAATTCTAAGATAGTTTTCACATCTACGTTTGAAAACAATACCGACTCCGAACAGGAACACTCGTTCACGACGGAACGATCGACGGCGTGTATTACAACAACGTCGATTTCCAAAGGTTACACACAAGGCTTTAACCTTGAGTTAAAACTTGGGCTTCCAGATGAAGTTGCTAGTGCCACGGCAGGATTTGGACGGGAGACCACGGTGGAAAGCACTGACGAAACAACCAAAGAGCAGACGATAACTTGGGCAGTTGACAGTAACATTAAAGTTCCGCCCAAACATAAAACAACTGCAAGAATGGTCGTAAAAGAGAAAGAATTTAATGGAACGTTTAAACTGAATGTCAGAGTACGCGGTATGGTAATTGTAACATTCACAAATCTACGTGATAACAACAGTTACATACACACATCCGAAGGCGACATTTCGCAAATTCTGAGCGACGCCAAAGGATATACGGGATACAAGAT
This Mercenaria mercenaria strain notata chromosome 17, MADL_Memer_1, whole genome shotgun sequence DNA region includes the following protein-coding sequences:
- the LOC128550253 gene encoding uncharacterized protein LOC128550253; this translates as MANVTDIEEIVKTWAWTSFVKTRGKDFQKLKFDEVNLDVNWSRVRFNPSVPEYSDKSMVDQPNSKIVFTSTFENNTDSEQEHSFTTERSTACITTTSISKGYTQGFNLELKLGLPDEVASATAGFGRETTVESTDETTKEQTITWAVDSNIKVPPKHKTTARMVVKEKEFNGTFKLNVRVRGMVIVTFTNLRDNNSYIHTSEGDISQILSDAKGYTGYKIDGKTAVFDVQGSTKFRFGVEQRVKIDEEPL